Below is a genomic region from Salvelinus fontinalis isolate EN_2023a chromosome 2, ASM2944872v1, whole genome shotgun sequence.
GGAACGCCCCCTGCTGTTGTGGTTGAGGATGGGCGGGTTGCGGTCCATCTCTGGCTTCTCATCTGCAGATGACAATGGCCTTTTATCAATTGATTTGCTCACCTCATGCATCCTCTCTCACCTctttttgaaaaaggtcaaagttAAATCGAGGAGAGTGAACGTGGATGGAATGTGCTTGCTTGAAACGAGACGGTCCTTCTCCACTCGTGAGTCATTAGGCAAATTACGTTAACAAGATGGAACCCAAAATAAATGTGTAACGTCATCAAAACAAATTAAGTTGTGCAAGACATTATATAGATAacaataagtagcatattgtttttttaaatgtgtgcatGTTTTTCTCCTCTGACAAAACAAACGCTGATTCAAAGGGGGTGTGGCAGATTTCAAAACTCTTCCGCATGAAGATACATGACTATCCCCGATGAAAGGTGGATATCGAGGAGGACACTTCCGTTTGCCTACTAACAAATTGACACACTCCTCGACCACTTATCAGTTTCCGTGTTACAGAGGACAGCCTTTTGCACAAACGAGAAAACCCCATAGAAGACAGTTTGCCATAATAAACACCACAATTCAACATTGATATTCTGAGGTACACTGACCACCAACTCTGTTGATACCTGTTATGATACCTTTCATTTGTGTAATAAATAAGAAATATTTTAGAAAttatagtaacagtagtatgtTCCGTACAGTGATTGAGGCTTTACCTGGCTGAGGCAGCAGGTGAAACTTGTGCACACAGTGTTGGTCTGTTAGACTGCGCTCTTCACATAACTGATGCCCATTACTCCAGAACTTGTAGCAGTCCTCATGCAACTGCAAGGCATAGCGCTGAAAAGCTACGCCGCGTGCATGCTGGCTGTAGACCCGAAGTGCTTGTGTCAGTTGGTTTTTGTGCACAGTGGTGGTATAGTTATGGGGAAGGTTAGACTGGTAGGCGCTATGTGCCAGTGGCAGGGCTTTCTGGCAGCGGTTCTCAGAGAACTTGGCATCTGCGTCCAGGAAACCTTCCAAAAACTTAAGTTGACTCTGCACTTTGACAGCCAGCTCTGCAGTTTCCTCCTCTGTGTTGGCTATCATGACCTGATGCAGCCTGTAGGCCACTTGTGCCCATTTGGAGTAGGTTGGCAGCTCAAAATGAGAAGGCTGCGGATTGCGACCAACACTGTCATCAAAGCCTTTCTTGGTCAACACCAGTTCGACATGCTGCCAAAGGAACTCCTTCAGACTACAGTCTACTAGTTGCCCCCCTGAGAGGCTGCTGCTTTCTACATTGAAGGATGGTTGTCTTGCAGAGTGACGCATTTGTTGGTAGCGCCTGGGTCCAGACACCAAGGTGCTGGTGTCATTTTCCCTCAGGGCACAGTTGGAGCGCAGCTGTCCTAGCACGGCTGCCACTGGGTCCTCCTCTGGCCCAGGCACCACGTAAACAAACGCTTGGTTAGCAGGGACAGTGAATAAGCAATTACTGCTTTGGTTGGTGAGGACCCGACTTTTCCGGAAAATGCGATATATCTGGTCTTCCAATGCATGCTGGAGGCGTCTCCTTGGCGAGTGTTTCTTGGGCTTATCAGCATTTCCTCCAGAAGGGTCTGAACCATTTCCACCATAGCTTCGCAGGGCTCCATTCATCTGGAATACGAATAGCAGGCGAGGGGGACAGGGCCGGCAGTTCACCTTCCATTCTTTGGATATTATCGAATCCTTGATTGCAGCACGTAGTAGTGGCAGAACTTTCTGGCGAAGTGCATCCAGAGCACGGAACAATCTGTCATAGGTGACATCAAAACAGCATGTAGGATGGACCAGTAGCAGGACATGGCACAACGAGAATAGGTAAAGCAATGCTAAGCAATGCTGTTTATCCGCTCCTTTCCAGAATTCGTGCGCCTCCGAGTGTCCGACGCCCGTACTCAAAGACTCACACGCCCACAAAAGCTGTCGGTTGTCACAAACTGAAGTAAGCACCAGATACAATACGCGGTTTTCTTGGCTGTAGTACGCCTGAATCAAGCTTCCACTGTTATGATTGTCTGTCTCATCCAGTCCAAATAGTGAATAGATGTGCTTGTCCGCGAGCGTGTTGATTAGAAACTCTTTCGGTGATCCGGGTAGCATTGCAGTCTTACCGAATATACCAAGTACACAGAGACCTTCATCTTTGTATAATGGATCCTCTATTACTTCTGATTCTAGAAGCGCTCCCACACTCACGGGCAACGCCATTTTTCCGCCCATATCATGGGGAAGATAAACAGCTGCGCACAAGGCCCCTTTCCGTGAACACAAGTAAAATGTTCCGTGTAGAAACCTTATACTTCTGTGGTAGAAACAACATACCTTTTCTGCGTTCCAGCAACCAAAACAGGTACATAATTTTTTGGGGGTTAATTTATTTGGCGTTTCCTAAACATGTCTAGGAAATCACAAATTAAATTGTATTCTTAAACACAAGTGGTTAAAATACTTTTTAAAACAATGTGCTGAAAATGTTTAAAATTGAAAATCAAAAGATAATGCAAGAAGCTTTTtgaaaaaagtaacaaataacGTGAAATAGCTCAAACATAGGGTCCCCCAGTCAATGTGCAATTTCCAAACATAGATCCTCAGATACATTTACAACAGTTAAAATTGACTTCCTCATAGAAAAGATTAAACTGAAACCACATTCAAACCAAGTGATGCTTCTCACTCATTCCAAGTAACAGATCATCGATTGTTTCCACAACATGTTCAGAGTATCTCAACTACTGCCTTTTAAATCTCAGTATCACTCACTTAACATCCTCCTTGGTGTCACTTTTCCAAGAAGCATGCAGTTTTGAGGCAGTGTTGGGATTGACCAAACCTATGTTTGACATAGTGGGGCGGTCAAGGCTCTTGCCTTTTGAACTTTTATGTCCTTTTTAAAATTGTGGTCCAAGACAAGTGTTTCCTCTTTTCATC
It encodes:
- the LOC129818850 gene encoding nonsense-mediated mRNA decay factor SMG8-like — translated: MGGKMALPVSVGALLESEVIEDPLYKDEGLCVLGIFGKTAMLPGSPKEFLINTLADKHIYSLFGLDETDNHNSGSLIQAYYSQENRVLYLVLTSVCDNRQLLWACESLSTGVGHSEAHEFWKGADKQHCLALLYLFSLCHVLLLVHPTCCFDVTYDRLFRALDALRQKVLPLLRAAIKDSIISKEWKVNCRPCPPRLLFVFQMNGALRSYGGNGSDPSGGNADKPKKHSPRRRLQHALEDQIYRIFRKSRVLTNQSSNCLFTVPANQAFVYVVPGPEEDPVAAVLGQLRSNCALRENDTSTLVSGPRRYQQMRHSARQPSFNVESSSLSGGQLVDCSLKEFLWQHVELVLTKKGFDDSVGRNPQPSHFELPTYSKWAQVAYRLHQVMIANTEEETAELAVKVQSQLKFLEGFLDADAKFSENRCQKALPLAHSAYQSNLPHNYTTTVHKNQLTQALRVYSQHARGVAFQRYALQLHEDCYKFWSNGHQLCEERSLTDQHCVHKFHLLPQPDEKPEMDRNPPILNHNSRGRSTSSCNCGWKQAPREDPFDIQAANYDFYQMFEEKCCGKLERIDFPVFQPSTPDPAPACEEAPRPTEVAAPVPVPPSGSEPGSGPSEGERLKESIPASHPVSHTPGESTSLSLALSLGHSTDSLGAYGDGGGGEGQEKRPSLVDRQASTVEYLPGMLHSGCSKGLLPKFSSWSLVKLGPAKTYNPHTGLEQPGFLPGSSFLLPWDVVIRSRSEEEVGLTEPLDGGPSSWPAPNKTVAGKRGSAGGLGRGRRRDDVARAFVGFEYEDSRGRRFLSSGPDKVVKVLGPGGAKEPATRALNTDMPLYIPSPAQGRGLKTHYAQLARLYIVVPDAPLEITLNPQVQPGPPPCPVFHPEQTELVLPPDGLWVLRFPYSYVTDRGPCYPPKENQPLASYKVLRGILRANTASPLPPQ